A single window of Archangium gephyra DNA harbors:
- a CDS encoding glycine-rich domain-containing protein → MSELWTKLAGFNLDSGDELLTFERRLARENGWTPGYSRRVLEEYKRFVFLCCEAGHPCTPSDQVDQAWHLHLTYTRSYWEELCQKVLQRPLHHHPTQGGAKEGAKFNDWYARTLESYERLFGQKAPADIWPPAAERFGVDPFAQRVNLKRHWVISKEKVTSVALLVPALLSVLTLAGCSNSGMTWVFVAGLLILFITLVPRSGNKKNDGKSGDSGGGCGGACGGGGCGGGGCGGCGG, encoded by the coding sequence ATGAGTGAGCTCTGGACGAAGCTGGCGGGCTTCAACCTCGACTCGGGCGATGAGCTGCTGACGTTCGAGCGGCGGCTGGCGAGAGAGAACGGATGGACGCCCGGCTACTCGCGGCGGGTCCTCGAGGAGTACAAGCGGTTCGTCTTCCTCTGCTGCGAAGCGGGCCATCCGTGCACGCCGTCGGACCAGGTGGACCAGGCGTGGCATCTGCACCTCACGTACACGCGCTCGTACTGGGAGGAGCTGTGCCAGAAGGTCCTCCAGCGGCCGCTCCACCATCACCCCACCCAGGGAGGCGCGAAGGAAGGGGCCAAATTCAATGACTGGTACGCGAGGACGCTCGAGTCCTATGAGCGGCTGTTCGGCCAGAAGGCGCCGGCCGACATCTGGCCTCCGGCAGCGGAGCGCTTCGGCGTCGACCCGTTCGCGCAGCGGGTGAACCTGAAGCGTCATTGGGTCATCTCGAAGGAGAAGGTGACGAGCGTGGCTCTGCTCGTCCCAGCACTCCTCTCCGTGCTCACGCTCGCCGGCTGCTCCAACAGCGGTATGACCTGGGTCTTCGTGGCCGGCCTGCTCATCCTCTTCATCACGCTGGTGCCGAGGAGCGGCAACAAGAAGAACGACGGGAAGTCTGGCGATAGCGGCGGTGGTTGTGGTGGCGCTTGTGGCGGCGGTGGTTGCGGAGGGGGTGGTTGTGGCGGCTGCGGTGGCTGA
- a CDS encoding metallophosphoesterase → MRLFAIGDTHLPSTRNKDMHRFGWAEHPLPLQRAWDEKVRPEDVVLVVGDISWATRPTEVLDDLKWLDERPGRKVLVRGNHDYWWGDSASKLRRLLEPYKTLENFLHNSSVVIGRWVIAGTRLWTAPEAPPMPGGEMGDESGDAGYVERETRRLAASIADAEKKEKESAEPLTRVVAVHFPPLYANEKTTAFLGPIEAFKPKVCVYGHLHAGGIPAGFTGERAGIRYVLASCDAAGFSPMLLDE, encoded by the coding sequence ATGCGTCTCTTCGCCATCGGGGACACCCATCTGCCGTCCACGCGCAACAAGGACATGCACCGCTTCGGGTGGGCGGAGCATCCACTGCCGCTGCAGCGCGCCTGGGACGAGAAGGTGCGGCCCGAGGACGTGGTGCTGGTGGTGGGCGACATCTCGTGGGCGACGCGGCCCACGGAGGTGCTGGATGATTTGAAGTGGCTGGACGAGCGGCCGGGGCGCAAGGTGCTGGTGCGCGGCAACCACGACTACTGGTGGGGAGACTCGGCGTCGAAGCTGCGCAGGCTGCTGGAGCCGTACAAGACGCTGGAGAACTTCCTGCACAACAGCTCGGTGGTCATCGGGCGGTGGGTGATTGCCGGCACGCGGCTGTGGACGGCGCCCGAGGCTCCGCCGATGCCGGGCGGGGAGATGGGGGACGAGTCCGGGGACGCGGGGTACGTGGAGCGGGAGACGCGGCGGCTGGCGGCCTCCATCGCGGACGCGGAGAAGAAGGAGAAGGAGAGCGCCGAGCCGCTGACGCGGGTGGTGGCGGTGCACTTCCCGCCGCTGTACGCCAACGAGAAGACGACGGCGTTCCTGGGCCCCATCGAGGCCTTCAAGCCGAAGGTGTGCGTGTACGGGCACCTGCACGCGGGAGGCATCCCCGCGGGTTTCACCGGAGAGCGGGCCGGCATCCGCTACGTGCTGGCCTCGTGTGACGCGGCGGGCTTCTCGCCCATGCTGCTCGACGAGTAG
- a CDS encoding N-acetylmuramoyl-L-alanine amidase, with translation MHPFRKPLATLAAALALAACGPQEPAPTQTPAVTEDSRTPAQREAERTPYELDAAFAKAGKDFGVPADLLKAISYTETRWEMLETQVEFEGMPKAYGLMALRGEKLSEGARLAGVSEEAVRTQPEANIRAAAALLSSYANELKLDRADVGAWAPAAAKYSGIDNAEAQAQYIHQGVYDVMRKGAVAQTPAGDLAVSLMPTQAQAKFPSAGVVRSMSADYTPAIWRPSPNYNSRPAGTDVSMIVIHTCEGSYSSCWSWLTNTASGVSAHYVVNESGSEISQLVLESNRGWHVGASYDCSLNGSVMCGLNGSSVNNFSVGIEHGGSASQTSFPAGQIDASAKLSCDITQGQGIVRDSYHIVAHGRLQPATRTDPGPNWPWSTYISKIQGYCGSTGTGSIIIDSNQANNDTSKGYVEVTGASWVSSTNVAGYYGSGYYAASTAAVSEPVTFYFYLPAAATKTIDAWWTSATDRSTTAPFIVYNAAGTKLATVNVNQQINGGRWNTLGTYSFSAGWNKVQLSRWTTAGYQVIADAVQVR, from the coding sequence ATGCACCCGTTCCGTAAGCCGTTGGCCACCCTGGCCGCTGCTCTTGCCCTGGCGGCCTGTGGCCCCCAGGAGCCCGCTCCCACCCAGACCCCGGCCGTCACCGAGGACTCCCGCACGCCCGCCCAGCGCGAGGCCGAGCGCACCCCGTACGAGCTGGACGCGGCCTTCGCGAAGGCTGGCAAGGACTTCGGCGTTCCGGCCGACCTGCTCAAGGCCATCTCCTACACCGAGACCCGGTGGGAGATGCTCGAGACCCAGGTGGAGTTCGAGGGCATGCCCAAGGCGTACGGCCTGATGGCCCTGCGCGGCGAGAAGCTCTCCGAGGGCGCGCGCCTGGCCGGCGTGTCCGAGGAGGCGGTGCGCACCCAGCCCGAGGCCAACATCCGGGCCGCCGCGGCGCTGCTCTCCTCCTACGCGAACGAGCTGAAGCTGGACCGCGCGGACGTGGGCGCGTGGGCCCCGGCCGCCGCGAAGTACAGCGGCATCGACAACGCCGAGGCGCAGGCCCAGTACATCCACCAGGGCGTGTATGACGTGATGCGCAAGGGCGCGGTGGCCCAGACGCCCGCGGGCGACCTGGCCGTGTCGCTGATGCCCACCCAGGCCCAGGCGAAGTTCCCCTCGGCCGGCGTGGTGCGCTCCATGAGCGCGGACTACACCCCCGCCATCTGGCGTCCCTCGCCCAACTACAACTCGCGTCCGGCGGGCACGGACGTCTCGATGATCGTCATCCACACCTGTGAAGGCAGCTACTCGAGCTGCTGGAGCTGGCTGACGAACACCGCCTCCGGCGTGAGCGCGCACTACGTGGTGAACGAGAGCGGCTCGGAGATCTCCCAGCTGGTGCTCGAGTCCAACCGGGGCTGGCACGTGGGCGCCAGCTACGACTGCAGCCTCAACGGCAGCGTGATGTGCGGCCTCAACGGCTCGTCGGTGAACAACTTCTCGGTGGGCATCGAGCACGGTGGCTCGGCCAGCCAGACGTCCTTCCCGGCGGGGCAGATCGACGCCTCGGCGAAGCTCTCGTGCGACATCACCCAGGGTCAGGGGATTGTCCGTGACAGCTACCACATCGTGGCGCACGGCCGGCTGCAGCCCGCCACCCGCACGGACCCGGGTCCCAACTGGCCGTGGAGCACGTACATCAGCAAGATCCAGGGCTACTGCGGCTCCACCGGCACGGGCAGCATCATCATCGACAGCAACCAGGCCAACAACGACACCTCCAAGGGTTACGTCGAGGTGACGGGGGCCAGCTGGGTGTCCTCCACGAACGTGGCGGGCTACTACGGCTCGGGCTACTACGCGGCGTCCACGGCGGCGGTGTCCGAGCCGGTGACGTTCTACTTCTACCTGCCCGCGGCGGCCACCAAGACGATCGACGCCTGGTGGACCTCGGCGACGGACCGCTCCACGACGGCGCCCTTCATCGTCTACAACGCGGCCGGCACGAAGCTGGCCACGGTGAACGTGAACCAGCAGATCAACGGCGGCCGGTGGAACACGCTGGGCACCTACAGCTTCTCGGCTGGCTGGAACAAGGTGCAGCTGAGCCGCTGGACCACGGCGGGCTACCAGGTCATCGCGGACGCCGTGCAGGTGCGGTAA
- a CDS encoding PD40 domain-containing protein, which translates to MTRDFAKQAWWGGARRLAVLALLGAGCKAGTCGSGASGSGPLSEQERRGLPGVIAFVSERAPQKDVWLVRPATGEQTQLTRGPEDEYPGAPSPDGASLVVVAAAEIQGLHVEQLRLAPLDGGPVVMLSAPRGRARNPSWSPDGSWFVAESDAQSFSDVVRQAPRADAEVVRLTQAPEGNFEPSVSPDGTQVAFASSRTGDPEIYVMKADGTDVRRLTSFHKEDMAPRWSPDGKWISFVSDREGRVRVFVVKPDGTDLRAVSGSQQTGEEREPAWSPDGKKLAFVGRAKDQKARIWVADVAGGEPVALTDGKNTDDQPEWSPDGKYVAFASERTGDVELFLMRADGSGQTQLTSTKGADWLPRWFVPKTTPSAGPGAGRAEGT; encoded by the coding sequence ATGACTCGGGACTTCGCGAAACAGGCGTGGTGGGGTGGGGCACGGCGGTTGGCGGTGCTCGCCCTGCTCGGGGCTGGATGCAAGGCGGGCACGTGTGGCTCGGGCGCATCCGGCTCCGGGCCCCTCTCCGAGCAGGAGCGGAGGGGGCTGCCGGGAGTGATTGCCTTCGTGTCGGAGCGAGCGCCCCAGAAGGATGTCTGGTTGGTGCGGCCCGCCACGGGAGAGCAGACGCAGCTGACGCGAGGTCCCGAGGATGAATACCCCGGCGCGCCGTCTCCGGATGGCGCGTCGTTGGTGGTGGTGGCGGCGGCGGAGATTCAAGGGCTGCATGTGGAGCAGCTGAGGTTGGCGCCGTTGGACGGCGGGCCGGTGGTGATGTTGTCGGCGCCGCGAGGCCGGGCGCGCAACCCGAGCTGGTCGCCGGACGGCAGCTGGTTCGTGGCCGAGTCGGACGCGCAGAGTTTCAGTGACGTGGTGCGGCAGGCGCCGCGGGCGGACGCGGAGGTGGTGCGTCTGACGCAGGCGCCCGAGGGCAACTTCGAGCCGAGCGTGTCACCGGACGGGACGCAGGTGGCGTTCGCGTCGAGCCGGACGGGAGATCCGGAAATCTACGTGATGAAGGCGGATGGGACGGACGTGCGGCGGCTGACGTCGTTCCACAAGGAGGACATGGCGCCCAGGTGGAGTCCGGACGGGAAGTGGATTTCGTTCGTGAGCGACCGGGAGGGGCGGGTGCGGGTGTTCGTGGTGAAGCCGGACGGGACGGACTTGAGGGCGGTGTCGGGGAGCCAGCAGACGGGGGAGGAGCGGGAGCCGGCGTGGAGTCCGGACGGGAAGAAGCTGGCGTTCGTGGGGAGGGCGAAGGACCAGAAGGCGCGCATCTGGGTGGCGGACGTGGCGGGAGGGGAGCCGGTGGCGCTGACGGATGGGAAGAATACGGATGACCAGCCGGAGTGGAGTCCGGATGGGAAGTACGTGGCGTTCGCGTCGGAGCGCACGGGAGACGTGGAGCTGTTCCTGATGAGGGCGGACGGGAGCGGCCAGACGCAGTTGACGAGCACGAAGGGGGCGGACTGGTTGCCGCGCTGGTTCGTGCCGAAGACGACCCCGTCCGCGGGGCCGGGAGCCGGGCGGGCCGAGGGCACCTGA
- a CDS encoding carboxypeptidase-like regulatory domain-containing protein — MKRPSLVICCALLGLAPAACGDAVDPDPGVDRSDSTMVDLDHLTISVTGHAELFPEAARLLQSQGQAVPSLEGLPLIIEEPLRVGVSDANSVLGQGDIGSEGAFSVPDVPVRDIHLSLAASFAQEGFVRSSTVVFDTVFTRTRPRTDIIGARVWALPTSFHDALTRAVGESLIRAHTDDRARSLREAGFILGRVVDASGAPVAGAQVVLDRGDLAHRIYYPAPDFQSATQDGTSATGLFLYVHSGAEAETFGLSIQGSRDYPARNAGAAAGMGLVLTLYPGSYLP; from the coding sequence ATGAAGCGTCCGAGTCTCGTCATCTGCTGTGCTCTTCTCGGGCTCGCCCCGGCCGCCTGTGGCGACGCCGTGGACCCGGATCCTGGTGTGGACCGCAGTGACAGCACGATGGTGGACCTTGACCACCTGACCATCAGCGTCACCGGCCACGCCGAGCTCTTCCCCGAGGCCGCACGCCTGCTCCAATCCCAGGGCCAGGCGGTGCCTTCCCTCGAGGGACTCCCGCTCATCATCGAGGAGCCCTTGCGCGTCGGCGTGAGCGACGCGAACTCCGTGCTGGGCCAGGGTGACATCGGCTCCGAGGGTGCGTTCTCCGTGCCCGATGTGCCCGTGCGCGACATCCACCTGAGCCTCGCCGCCAGCTTCGCGCAGGAAGGGTTCGTGCGCAGCTCCACGGTCGTCTTCGACACCGTCTTCACCCGCACCCGGCCGCGCACCGACATCATCGGCGCCCGCGTCTGGGCGCTGCCCACCTCCTTCCACGACGCCCTCACCCGCGCCGTCGGCGAGTCGTTGATTCGCGCCCATACCGATGACCGGGCCCGCTCGCTGCGCGAGGCCGGCTTCATCCTCGGCCGCGTCGTGGATGCCTCGGGCGCGCCCGTCGCGGGCGCCCAGGTGGTGCTCGACCGCGGCGACCTCGCCCACCGCATCTACTACCCGGCCCCGGACTTCCAGAGCGCCACCCAGGACGGCACCAGTGCCACCGGCCTCTTCCTCTACGTCCACTCCGGCGCGGAAGCGGAGACCTTCGGCCTCTCCATCCAGGGCTCCAGGGACTACCCGGCCCGCAACGCGGGAGCCGCCGCGGGCATGGGGCTCGTCCTCACCCTGTATCCGGGCAGCTACCTTCCGTAG
- a CDS encoding DsbA family oxidoreductase, whose product MKPLPKPLQITVYQDVLCSWCYLADLRLETLKQEFGDLIRWRVRPYPLRVHDKRPTEKELRGLTEEVRRAQQEPEPVAKLLTPELWLGGDAPRTSIPALAALEAARLQSPAARSHLARAMQKAALEQGVNVTRTDVIFELASRVGLDMSPFSAAYHSDDTRKLILDEHQLAASRGVRGVPTLVIAGRWMVCGLREVSEYREHILTCLGKLHAPRAGSSERMVH is encoded by the coding sequence ATGAAGCCCCTGCCCAAGCCACTGCAGATCACCGTCTACCAGGATGTGTTGTGTTCCTGGTGCTACCTGGCCGACCTGCGGCTGGAAACCCTGAAACAGGAGTTCGGCGACCTCATTCGCTGGCGCGTGCGGCCGTACCCGCTGCGCGTCCACGACAAGAGGCCCACGGAGAAGGAGCTGCGCGGGCTGACGGAGGAAGTCCGCCGGGCGCAGCAGGAGCCGGAGCCGGTGGCGAAGCTGCTGACCCCGGAGCTGTGGCTGGGCGGAGACGCACCGCGCACCAGCATCCCCGCGCTGGCGGCCCTGGAGGCGGCGCGGCTGCAGAGCCCCGCGGCGAGGAGCCACCTCGCGCGCGCCATGCAGAAGGCGGCGCTGGAGCAGGGCGTCAACGTCACGCGCACGGACGTCATCTTCGAGCTGGCCAGCCGCGTGGGCCTGGACATGAGCCCCTTCTCGGCGGCGTACCACTCGGACGACACGCGCAAGCTCATCCTGGATGAGCACCAGCTGGCCGCCAGCCGCGGCGTGCGCGGCGTGCCCACCCTGGTCATCGCCGGCCGGTGGATGGTGTGCGGCCTGCGCGAGGTGTCCGAGTACCGCGAGCACATCCTCACCTGCCTGGGCAAGCTGCACGCCCCGCGCGCCGGCTCGTCCGAGCGCATGGTGCATTAG
- a CDS encoding ATP-grasp domain-containing protein — MPAKKVSSKKAPARARPKAPARPVEPPPSDAPAPRRPQAKKTVVILSRKRSLYSTRRLVEAIKQHGHRPLVLDTLRCTMVLAPGQPRMLYRGVDIKGVDVVIPRIGASITGYGLAVVKHFEMMGVAVLNGASAISQSRDKLRALQLLCAAGLDVPRTVMAHDRSNVRKLVEEVGGLPVIIKLLRGTQGVGVMIAHSLQELQTILNTFWDLGQEVVLQEFVAESKGRDVRALVVGDKVVGAMQRRAKKGEFRSNIHRGGEGHPVELPAAYVDVAVKAAQVLGLEISGVDMLEGRAGPRLMELNSSPGFEGLERATKQDIAGAIVDHALVLARTHAAAGGQLQAV; from the coding sequence ATGCCCGCCAAGAAGGTCTCGTCCAAGAAGGCGCCCGCCCGGGCCCGCCCGAAGGCCCCCGCTCGCCCCGTCGAGCCACCGCCGTCCGACGCCCCGGCCCCCCGCAGGCCCCAGGCCAAGAAGACGGTGGTCATCCTCTCGCGCAAGCGCTCCCTGTACTCCACCCGGCGGCTGGTGGAGGCCATCAAGCAGCACGGCCACCGTCCCCTCGTGCTGGACACCCTGCGCTGCACCATGGTGCTCGCCCCGGGCCAGCCGCGGATGCTCTACCGAGGGGTGGACATCAAGGGCGTGGATGTCGTCATCCCCCGCATCGGCGCCTCCATCACCGGCTACGGCCTGGCGGTGGTGAAGCACTTCGAGATGATGGGGGTGGCGGTGCTCAACGGCGCCTCGGCCATCTCCCAGAGCCGCGACAAGCTGCGGGCGCTCCAGCTGTTGTGCGCGGCCGGGCTGGACGTGCCCCGGACGGTGATGGCGCATGACCGCAGCAACGTGCGCAAGCTGGTGGAGGAGGTGGGAGGGCTGCCCGTCATCATCAAGCTGCTGCGCGGCACCCAGGGCGTGGGGGTGATGATCGCCCATTCGCTCCAGGAGCTGCAGACCATCCTCAACACCTTCTGGGACCTGGGGCAGGAGGTGGTGCTCCAGGAGTTCGTCGCCGAGAGCAAGGGCCGGGACGTGCGGGCCCTGGTGGTGGGCGACAAGGTGGTGGGCGCCATGCAGCGGCGGGCCAAGAAGGGCGAGTTCCGCTCCAACATCCACCGCGGCGGCGAGGGCCACCCGGTGGAACTGCCCGCCGCCTATGTCGACGTGGCGGTGAAGGCCGCGCAGGTGCTGGGGTTGGAGATCTCCGGCGTGGACATGCTGGAGGGCCGCGCGGGGCCGCGGTTGATGGAGCTCAACTCCAGCCCGGGCTTCGAGGGCCTGGAGCGAGCGACGAAGCAGGACATCGCCGGGGCGATCGTCGACCATGCGCTCGTCCTGGCGCGGACGCACGCGGCGGCGGGAGGCCAGCTACAGGCAGTGTGA
- a CDS encoding sigma 54-interacting transcriptional regulator: MNPKEAHPDDVLTNPGENGLDSIVAPAEGGVGSGTEVLVLESPRTTLKLRKCRIQVSAGPDEGKSLVSDKERLRCGAHPTNDLVLAEDRTASRHHFEIINTERGWLLVDLNSTNGTFLDGRRIERAYLSAGAQIRAGSSTLTFAPIDEEVTVEPDREGELCGLVGQSVKMRQVFALIKKIAPMDVSVIIGGETGTGKELVARAIHELSGRKKGPMVVLDCGAIPPNLIESELFGHEKGSFTGAMAARPGAFERAHGGTIFLDELGELRLDLQPKLLRVLENREVRRVGGNDTLEVDCRVIAATNRDLPKEIAAGNFREDLFFRLSVINLQLPPLRERREDIPLILKRGLADPEVMARHGRKRISPEALSLLMAYAWPGNVRELMNVLSHVLAFSDGEEVLPEHLPPRVRGQQREGPLPFNEHLTFKDAKEQLLENFEREYVTSVLTRCEGNLSRAARESGLHRKSIERLVKKYQLDAKGMKPR; this comes from the coding sequence ATGAATCCCAAGGAAGCGCACCCGGACGACGTCCTCACCAACCCGGGAGAGAACGGACTGGACTCCATCGTCGCCCCGGCCGAGGGCGGCGTGGGCTCGGGCACCGAGGTCCTGGTGCTCGAGTCGCCGCGCACCACGCTCAAGCTGCGCAAGTGCCGCATCCAGGTGTCCGCCGGGCCCGACGAGGGCAAGTCCCTCGTCTCCGACAAGGAGCGTCTGCGCTGTGGGGCCCACCCCACCAATGACCTGGTGCTCGCCGAGGACCGCACCGCCAGCCGCCACCACTTCGAGATCATCAACACCGAGCGGGGCTGGTTGCTGGTGGACCTCAACTCCACCAACGGCACCTTCCTGGATGGGCGGCGGATTGAGCGCGCCTACCTCTCGGCCGGCGCCCAGATTCGCGCGGGCTCCTCCACCCTCACCTTCGCCCCCATCGACGAGGAGGTGACGGTCGAGCCGGACCGCGAGGGCGAGCTGTGCGGACTGGTGGGGCAGAGCGTGAAGATGAGGCAGGTGTTCGCGCTCATCAAGAAGATCGCCCCCATGGACGTGTCCGTCATCATTGGAGGCGAGACGGGCACGGGCAAGGAGCTGGTGGCGCGGGCCATCCACGAGCTGAGCGGGCGCAAGAAGGGGCCCATGGTGGTGCTGGACTGCGGCGCCATTCCGCCCAACCTCATCGAGAGCGAGCTGTTCGGCCACGAGAAGGGCTCCTTCACGGGGGCCATGGCGGCGCGGCCGGGCGCCTTCGAGCGGGCGCACGGGGGCACCATCTTCCTGGACGAGCTGGGGGAGCTGCGCCTGGACCTGCAGCCCAAGCTCCTGCGCGTGCTGGAGAACCGCGAGGTGCGGCGCGTGGGCGGCAACGACACCCTGGAGGTGGACTGCCGCGTCATCGCCGCCACCAACCGCGACCTGCCCAAGGAGATCGCCGCGGGCAACTTCCGCGAGGATCTCTTCTTCCGCCTGTCCGTCATCAACCTCCAGCTGCCGCCCCTGCGCGAGCGCCGCGAGGACATTCCGCTGATCCTCAAGCGGGGGCTGGCGGACCCGGAGGTGATGGCGCGGCACGGGCGCAAGCGGATTTCGCCCGAGGCCCTGTCGCTGCTGATGGCCTACGCGTGGCCGGGCAACGTGCGCGAGCTGATGAACGTGCTCTCCCACGTGCTGGCCTTCAGCGACGGCGAGGAGGTGCTGCCCGAGCACCTGCCTCCCCGCGTGCGGGGCCAGCAGCGCGAGGGGCCGCTGCCCTTCAACGAGCACCTCACCTTCAAGGATGCCAAGGAGCAGCTGCTGGAGAACTTCGAGCGCGAGTACGTCACCAGCGTCCTCACCCGCTGCGAGGGCAACCTCTCCCGCGCTGCCCGTGAAAGCGGCCTGCACCGCAAGTCCATCGAGCGTCTGGTGAAGAAGTACCAGCTCGACGCCAAGGGCATGAAACCGCGCTGA
- a CDS encoding TadE family protein, with the protein MEAALTLPLVIFLVLGTLQLFMMQQGRIMAEYAAFQAVRAGSRNHGDCEPMVHAALAGLLPSVTPYLGGKGKGSAGEKLASAWKERLGSASEGPRYRPGKGKDGQHTGPIFWLVRESPRASAVNYTEDIGFDLPTGDGSQAMRLEVRLIYWYRLRIPFADWVISRMLLAHMGLKNYDAVNPLMPADAKAGWTQSTERVINLDPLIRDELRTRVGSAEYVFPIQATYGMRMMTPARGMYFEQQNCPGTPEGL; encoded by the coding sequence GTGGAAGCCGCGCTGACGTTGCCGCTCGTCATCTTCCTCGTGCTGGGGACGCTGCAGCTCTTCATGATGCAGCAGGGCCGCATCATGGCGGAGTACGCGGCCTTCCAGGCGGTGCGTGCGGGCAGCCGCAACCACGGGGACTGTGAGCCCATGGTGCACGCGGCGCTGGCCGGGCTGCTGCCCAGCGTGACGCCCTACCTGGGCGGCAAGGGGAAGGGCTCGGCGGGGGAGAAGCTGGCCTCTGCGTGGAAGGAGCGCCTCGGCTCCGCCTCCGAGGGCCCCAGGTACAGGCCGGGCAAGGGGAAGGATGGCCAGCACACCGGCCCCATCTTCTGGCTGGTGCGCGAGTCGCCCCGGGCCTCGGCCGTGAACTACACGGAAGACATCGGCTTCGACCTGCCCACGGGAGATGGCTCGCAGGCCATGCGCCTGGAGGTGCGCCTCATCTATTGGTACCGGCTGCGCATCCCGTTCGCGGACTGGGTCATCAGCCGGATGCTGCTGGCCCACATGGGGTTGAAGAACTACGACGCCGTCAACCCGCTGATGCCGGCGGACGCCAAGGCGGGCTGGACCCAGAGCACCGAGCGCGTCATCAACCTGGATCCGCTCATCCGCGACGAGCTGCGCACCCGGGTCGGCTCCGCGGAGTACGTCTTCCCCATCCAGGCCACCTACGGCATGCGGATGATGACGCCCGCGCGGGGCATGTACTTCGAGCAGCAGAACTGCCCTGGCACTCCGGAGGGGCTGTGA
- a CDS encoding pilus assembly protein TadG-related protein: MRRRGQTLVVFALSLLLLVLMVTMTLSIGMKAKEKMELQTLADAAAYSNAVATARAFNSISLMNRALMGHMVAMTGVESLISWTGYYRGSILAASKAYDGPFKQYEKIALTACPAGNTALCTCANKAMTDITQTQKDLILKEKEIDDSWDSLDKPAGEEAGLLQLSSIWDEQQDVYKQLKETVIDGGLARSIVSEAKKGAAFDGKDLLVPDEIQVNKDELDGEWGCAGKGAACLRRNAGHKLHFIDAAMGSRGFSFVTARGAGSAIKSKLQTLLPPPDAVVNVSNIGSSYFPGEGQKSHAGPTIDGTEVWGDDHGSVRVTFGRGQLPCPMVSLPGSSNAQAHVRSNHLDDHGDQHVWEGGGVRRSDPDADERHTMGKCTQCPGIWPSHMDYNYNLVDQGADNWGQPKTYAVIQRNYKERPLKRADPWNLMFRFRFSPKKEGVEFDNRGIELSEANGGTDISLATALSAGITYYKREGPHWQEPPNFLNPFWRATLVSAHVDTEGRTTDVKETLQKAAPFAAEAYEALKKKEYKGW, from the coding sequence ATGAGACGCCGTGGACAGACCCTGGTGGTGTTCGCCCTCAGCCTGCTGTTGCTGGTGCTGATGGTGACCATGACGCTCTCCATTGGCATGAAGGCCAAGGAGAAGATGGAGCTGCAGACGCTGGCGGATGCCGCCGCCTACTCCAACGCCGTGGCCACCGCGCGCGCCTTCAACTCCATCTCGCTGATGAACCGGGCGCTGATGGGCCACATGGTGGCCATGACGGGCGTGGAGAGCCTCATCTCCTGGACTGGCTACTACCGCGGCTCCATCCTCGCGGCCAGCAAGGCCTACGACGGGCCCTTCAAGCAGTACGAGAAGATCGCCCTCACCGCCTGCCCCGCGGGTAACACCGCGCTCTGCACGTGCGCCAACAAGGCGATGACGGACATCACCCAGACGCAGAAGGACCTCATCCTGAAGGAGAAGGAGATCGACGACTCCTGGGACTCCCTGGACAAGCCCGCGGGCGAGGAGGCGGGCCTGCTGCAGCTCTCCTCCATCTGGGATGAGCAGCAGGACGTCTACAAGCAGCTCAAGGAGACCGTCATCGACGGGGGACTGGCCCGCAGCATCGTCTCCGAGGCGAAGAAGGGCGCCGCGTTCGACGGCAAGGACTTGTTGGTGCCGGATGAGATCCAGGTCAACAAGGACGAGCTCGACGGGGAATGGGGCTGCGCGGGCAAGGGCGCCGCCTGCCTGCGCCGCAACGCGGGCCACAAGCTGCACTTCATCGATGCCGCCATGGGCAGCCGTGGCTTCTCCTTCGTGACGGCGCGCGGGGCGGGCAGTGCCATCAAGAGCAAGCTGCAGACCCTGCTGCCCCCGCCGGACGCCGTCGTGAATGTGTCCAACATCGGCAGCAGCTACTTCCCTGGCGAGGGGCAGAAGTCGCACGCCGGACCCACCATCGACGGCACCGAGGTGTGGGGGGATGACCATGGCAGTGTGCGCGTCACCTTCGGCCGGGGCCAGCTGCCGTGTCCGATGGTGTCCTTGCCGGGCAGCTCCAATGCCCAGGCGCACGTGCGCAGCAACCACCTCGATGACCACGGGGACCAGCACGTGTGGGAGGGCGGTGGCGTGCGCCGGAGTGATCCCGACGCCGATGAGCGGCACACCATGGGCAAGTGCACCCAGTGCCCGGGCATCTGGCCCTCGCACATGGACTACAACTACAACCTGGTGGACCAGGGGGCGGACAACTGGGGCCAGCCCAAGACCTACGCCGTCATCCAGCGCAACTACAAGGAGCGCCCGCTCAAGCGCGCGGACCCGTGGAACCTCATGTTCCGCTTCCGCTTCTCCCCGAAGAAGGAGGGCGTCGAGTTCGACAACCGCGGCATCGAGCTGTCCGAGGCCAATGGCGGCACGGACATCTCCCTGGCCACGGCGCTCTCCGCGGGCATCACCTACTACAAGCGCGAGGGCCCCCACTGGCAGGAGCCGCCCAACTTCCTCAACCCCTTCTGGCGCGCCACGCTCGTGTCGGCCCACGTGGACACGGAGGGACGGACGACGGACGTGAAGGAGACGCTGCAGAAGGCCGCGCCCTTCGCCGCCGAGGCCTACGAGGCGCTCAAGAAGAAGGAGTACAAGGGATGGTAA